In Parus major isolate Abel chromosome 1, Parus_major1.1, whole genome shotgun sequence, the following proteins share a genomic window:
- the ACOD1 gene encoding cis-aconitate decarboxylase isoform X1, producing the protein MWAKTVTGNFAKVIHGLNANQLTDQVIQRSKRMILDTLGVGLLGTSTEVCHKVAQYSKIYSSDLSSTIWGHLDFRLPPLYAAFVNGVAVHSMDFDDTWHPATHPSGAVLPALISLSEALPQKKKISGLDLLLAFNVGIEVQGRLLHFSREARNIPKRFHPPAVVGIMGSAAACAKLLALDQLECKNALAIAASYAGAPLANAATQIKPLHIGNAAKHGLEAACLALQGLQGNKQILDMESGMGAFYTDYNPQTLPTLQSYPWLLEQQDVAIKRFPAHLATHWVADAASSVRRKLVESSENLLPLDKIEKVILKVPDVKYVNRPSPASEHEARHSFQFVACSALLDGSMSVQSFTSENVHRPALQELLCKTQLEHPPDNTPSFDSLYCEVSVMLRDGNAISDRCTTFYGHWRKPLSKEDLEKKFQSNALGILPTEAIEGIIETVYNLEKVEDCSVLSTFLSGQLPRALPEKLCFL; encoded by the exons ATGTGGGCAAAG acAGTTACAGGAAACTTTGCCAAGGTGATTCATGGTTTGAATGCAAACCAGTTGACAGATCAAGTAATTCAGAGAAGTAAGAGAATGATTCTGGATACTCTTGGAGTCGGGCTTTTGGGTACCAGCACTGAGGTCTGCCACAAAGTGGCACAGTACAGCAAG ATCTACAGCTCAGATTTATCCAGCACCATCTGGGGCCACTTGGATTTCCGACTGCCTCCTTTGTATGCAGCTTTTGTGAATGGAGTGGCT GTGCACTCAATGGACTTTGATGACACCTGGCACCCAGCCACACACCCATCTGGGGCTGTGCTCCCCGCACTGATTTCACTCTCAGAGGCCCTtccccagaagaaaaaaatctcaggtcTTGATCTGCTCCTAGCTTTCAATGTGGGAATTGAAGTGCAAGGCAGGTTGCTGCACTTCTCCAGAGAAGCCAGGAATATTCCAAAAAG gTTTCACCCACCGGCTGTGGTTGGTATAATGGGGAGTGCAGCAGCTTGTGCTAAACTGCTAGCTCTTGACCAGCTGGAATGTAAAAATGCTTTGGCTATTGCTGCCTCCTATGCAGGTGCCCCATTGGCTAATGCAGCAACGCAAATAAAGCCCCTTCATATTGGGAATGCTGCCAAGCACGGATTGGAAGCAGCTTGCTTAGCTTTACAGGGCCTTCAaggaaataaacagattttGGACATGGAGTCAGGGATGGGTGCCTTTTATACAGATTACAACCCACAGACTCTGCCAACCTTGCAGTCCTACCCCTGGCTCTTGGAACAGCAAGATGTGGCCATCAAACGCTTTCCTGCTCATCTTGCAACACACTGGGTGGCTGATGCAGCATCTTCTGTTAGGAGGAAGCTTGTGGAGAGCAGTGAGAACTTGCTCCCCCTTGATAAAATTGAGAAAGTCATTCTCAAAGTCCCTGACGTCAAATACGTGAACagacccagcccagcctcagaGCATGAAGCACGACACTCCTTCCAGTTTGTTGCATGCTCTGCTTTGCTGGACGGCAGCATGTCAGTCCAGTCCTTCACCAGTGAGAATGTTCACCGGCCAGCCTTGCAGGAGCTCctctgcaaaacacagctggaGCACCCTCCTGACAACACCCCCAGCTTTGACAGCCTTTACTGCGAAGTGAGTGTCATGCTTCGGGATGGCAACGCTATCAGCGACCGCTGCACCACCTTCTACGGGCACTGGAGGAAACCTCTGAGCAAGGAAGACTTGGAGAAAAAGTTTCAATCCAATGCACTCGGCATCCTGCCCACAGAAGCCATTGAAGGCATAATAGAGACAGTGTATAACCTGGAAAAAGTAGAGGACTGCTCTGTGTTAAGTACATTTCTATCAGGACAGTTACCTAGAGCgcttccagagaagctgtgcttCCTTTGA
- the ACOD1 gene encoding cis-aconitate decarboxylase isoform X2, with product MILDTLGVGLLGTSTEVCHKVAQYSKIYSSDLSSTIWGHLDFRLPPLYAAFVNGVAVHSMDFDDTWHPATHPSGAVLPALISLSEALPQKKKISGLDLLLAFNVGIEVQGRLLHFSREARNIPKRFHPPAVVGIMGSAAACAKLLALDQLECKNALAIAASYAGAPLANAATQIKPLHIGNAAKHGLEAACLALQGLQGNKQILDMESGMGAFYTDYNPQTLPTLQSYPWLLEQQDVAIKRFPAHLATHWVADAASSVRRKLVESSENLLPLDKIEKVILKVPDVKYVNRPSPASEHEARHSFQFVACSALLDGSMSVQSFTSENVHRPALQELLCKTQLEHPPDNTPSFDSLYCEVSVMLRDGNAISDRCTTFYGHWRKPLSKEDLEKKFQSNALGILPTEAIEGIIETVYNLEKVEDCSVLSTFLSGQLPRALPEKLCFL from the exons ATGATTCTGGATACTCTTGGAGTCGGGCTTTTGGGTACCAGCACTGAGGTCTGCCACAAAGTGGCACAGTACAGCAAG ATCTACAGCTCAGATTTATCCAGCACCATCTGGGGCCACTTGGATTTCCGACTGCCTCCTTTGTATGCAGCTTTTGTGAATGGAGTGGCT GTGCACTCAATGGACTTTGATGACACCTGGCACCCAGCCACACACCCATCTGGGGCTGTGCTCCCCGCACTGATTTCACTCTCAGAGGCCCTtccccagaagaaaaaaatctcaggtcTTGATCTGCTCCTAGCTTTCAATGTGGGAATTGAAGTGCAAGGCAGGTTGCTGCACTTCTCCAGAGAAGCCAGGAATATTCCAAAAAG gTTTCACCCACCGGCTGTGGTTGGTATAATGGGGAGTGCAGCAGCTTGTGCTAAACTGCTAGCTCTTGACCAGCTGGAATGTAAAAATGCTTTGGCTATTGCTGCCTCCTATGCAGGTGCCCCATTGGCTAATGCAGCAACGCAAATAAAGCCCCTTCATATTGGGAATGCTGCCAAGCACGGATTGGAAGCAGCTTGCTTAGCTTTACAGGGCCTTCAaggaaataaacagattttGGACATGGAGTCAGGGATGGGTGCCTTTTATACAGATTACAACCCACAGACTCTGCCAACCTTGCAGTCCTACCCCTGGCTCTTGGAACAGCAAGATGTGGCCATCAAACGCTTTCCTGCTCATCTTGCAACACACTGGGTGGCTGATGCAGCATCTTCTGTTAGGAGGAAGCTTGTGGAGAGCAGTGAGAACTTGCTCCCCCTTGATAAAATTGAGAAAGTCATTCTCAAAGTCCCTGACGTCAAATACGTGAACagacccagcccagcctcagaGCATGAAGCACGACACTCCTTCCAGTTTGTTGCATGCTCTGCTTTGCTGGACGGCAGCATGTCAGTCCAGTCCTTCACCAGTGAGAATGTTCACCGGCCAGCCTTGCAGGAGCTCctctgcaaaacacagctggaGCACCCTCCTGACAACACCCCCAGCTTTGACAGCCTTTACTGCGAAGTGAGTGTCATGCTTCGGGATGGCAACGCTATCAGCGACCGCTGCACCACCTTCTACGGGCACTGGAGGAAACCTCTGAGCAAGGAAGACTTGGAGAAAAAGTTTCAATCCAATGCACTCGGCATCCTGCCCACAGAAGCCATTGAAGGCATAATAGAGACAGTGTATAACCTGGAAAAAGTAGAGGACTGCTCTGTGTTAAGTACATTTCTATCAGGACAGTTACCTAGAGCgcttccagagaagctgtgcttCCTTTGA